CAGCACGCGCTCGAGCCACAGCCGCCGCGTCGCAGAGACGGACGGGTTGACGAACGGCAGGTAGATGTCCTTCACGAACACCACCGCTATCGAGTTCAGGTACGAGCTCGCGGTCGACATCACCACCGCCAGCAGCGCAGCGACGAGCAGGCCGGTGAGACCGATCGGCAGGAGCTTCATCACGATCGTCGGCAGCGCCTGGTCAGGGTCGATGCCGGGGAACCTGGCGAGCGCGACGAGTCCGAGGCTCGCCGTGACGAAGAAGAAGCCGAAGGAGAACACGCCCGCGAGCGCGCCTTGCGGGCGTTGGCGCTGTCCGGCGTCGCGAACGTGCGTTGCGTGTACGGCGGCACCAGCGTCTCGCCGAGCAGGAACGCGAGGAAGATGCTGAGGAACGCCGGCAGGCTGTAGTCGCCGAGCACCGTCAGGTGCCCGGCCGGTGCCGCCTCGGCGAGCGCGGCCGGGCCACCCACCTGGACGAGCCCGATCACGAGTGCGAGAGGGAGCAGCACCCCGAGAAAGACGAACTGCAGCATGTCGGTCTGGATCACGGCCCACGCCCCGCCGAAGGTGGAGTAGAGCACCACGATGCCCATGCCGACGACGATGGAGGCGGTCGTGGGCAGGCCGATCGTGGCGTTCACGACCGTGCCGACGGCGAGCGCCTGTGCGCCGAGGATGCCTGCGCACAGCGCGAGCGACAGCACTCCCGTCAGCAGGCGGGCCGGCCGGCCGTAGTGCTGCTCCATCACGTCGCCGACGGTGTGTGCGCCGCGGTAGCGCTTGAGGCGCGGCGCCACGAACACCCCGACGAGGAACGTCTGGATGCCGAACGCGAAGAACGCGAACATGTAGACGTAGCCGTCGGAGAAGACGGTGCTCGCGTTGCCCAGCGACGCTCCGCCGCCGAGGAAGGCGGCCGCGAGGCTGCCGAACAGCACCGGCCAGACGATCCGGTTGCCGGCTACCGCGAAGTCGTCGGCGTTGCGCACACGGCGCATCGTCTGGACACCGATCACGATCAGGGCCACGAAGTAGAGGGCGAGCAGCAACCAGTCGAGGACCGCCATGGCAGATCTCCTCTCGGGAGTTGCTGCCTCACCGTAGAGTCCCGCGCATCCCCGGTCACTGGACGTTCTGCGAGAGAACTGGGAGGGATTCGCCCTTCCAGTTGTACGCTTCGTCCAATCATCGGAGGTGCTGTCATGCTCTCGTCGGCGCTGGCCCAGGAGATCGCGAGCGACACCACCGCGGTCATCGGCTTCAACGTGCTGATCACCGACGACGAGGGCCTCGTGATCGGCAGCGGCGACCAGCGCCGGGTGGGCACGTTCCACGAGGCGTCGGTCGACGTCATGCGCACGCACGAGCCCGTGTGGCACACCTCCGCGCAGGCCCATGAGCTGCGCGGCGTGCGGCAGGGCGTCACGCTGCCGCTGGTGATCGACGGCGTTGCCGTGGGCACGGTCGGCATCACCGGTGCGCCGCAACGCGTCCGCCGGTTCGGTCTCGTGGTGAGGCGACAGACCGAGATCCTACTGCAGGAGTCGGCGACGCTGCGGTCCCGGCTACTGCGCGAGCACGCGGTCGAGCAGCTGGTACGCGACATCGCCGCGTTCGACGCCGAGCTCGTGGAGCCCGAGCTCCTCGTGTTCCGCGCCGGAGAACTCGGCTACGACCTGCGGCTGTCGCGCAGCTGCGTGGTCGTCGAGGTGACCGCGGGGACGCGTCACGGGTCGACCGACGTCGAGGCGTTGCGGTCCGAGCTGCTGCGTACGGTGCGCGAGACGTTCGGCGACCCGCAGGACGTCACGGCCACCCTCGCACCCGGCAGGTTCGCGGTCCTGCACCGTGCGGCGGCCGACGAGGGCGCGCTTTCCGGGAGCTGCGAGCGCCTCGCCGACGTGGTGGGCCGCCGGCACCGGCTGCGCCTCCGGATCGGCGTCGGGGCGCCGGCGGAGACGGTGCAGGAGCTGCACGACTCGTACCAGGATGCGTCCGACGCCCTGCGCCTCGGCCGGCGCGTCGAGCCCGACGGCCGGGTGCACGCGATCGCCGACCTCAGGCTCCACCAGGTGCTCGGCGCCGTCGGGCATCGCACCCGCACGCGGTTCGCCGGTCTCGTCGCGGGTTCGCTCACGTCCCAGCCGGACTGGCCGGTGCTGCGCGAGACCGTCGTGGCCTGGTGCGAGAGTGGCCTTAATCTCGTCCGGGCGGCCGCCGATCTCCATGTCCACCGCAATACGCTCGTGTATCGATTGGACAAGATCGAGAGGCTCACGGGGACGGCCCTACGGGGACGGCGGGCGAGTCTCACGCTCTACTTGGCCTGTCTCGCCGCCGACCTCGGCGGGCCGGGTGACAGCCGACGATGAAGGGGGCGTCAATGGACCTGACCCTCGTACGGGGCGACATCACGCAGGAGCGGGTCGACGCGATCGTCAACGCGGCCAACTCCTCGCTGCTGGGCGGAGGTGGCGTCGACGGTGCCATCCACAGCAAGGGCGGGTCACTGATCCTGCGGGAGTGCCAGGACCTCCGGCGCAGCACGTATCCCGACGGTCTGCCGGTCGGCGAGGCCGTCGCGACGTCGGCGGGCGACCTGCCGGCGCAATGGGTGATCCACACGGTCGGGCCCGTGTACGCCGAGGGTGAGGACCGGTCGGAGCTGCTCGCGTCGTGCTACCGCGAGTCGCTGCGGCTGGCCGACGAGATCGCCGTGCGCAGCATCGCGTTCCCCGCCATCTCGTGCGGCCTGTACCGGTACCCGTTGGACGAGGCTGCGCGGATCGCGGTCGACACGGTGCGCGCGACCGGGTCCAAGGTCGACGAGGTGCGCTTCGTGCTGTTCGACCAGCCGGCGTACGACGCGTTCGCCGCCGCGGCGGCGTAGCGACCGGGTCAGCGGGCTCCGGCGCGGCGTACGGGCGGGCCGATTCGCTCGTCCGCGATGTCGGCGACGGCGCTGGCGAACGCGGCGAGGTCGAGGTTGCCGAGATGGCTCATGATGTGCTCGCGGACGCCGGCGAGGTGGGTCCGGTACGCCTTCCGCAGTCGTGCGAGGCCCCGGGGCGTGAGGACGGCGAACTGGCCCCGCCCGTCGGTCTCACATCTCGTCCGTCGGACCAATTCCTGCCGGTCGAGCCGGTCGACGAGGCGGGTGAGGCCGCTGACGCTGAGGGAGGCGACGTTCGCCAGGTCGCTCATCCGCAGTGACCGGTCCGGCTGCTCGGAGAGGTTCATGAGCACCGTGTACTCGGCGAGGCTCAGGCCCTCGGCCTCGAGCAGCTCGGCATCGAGCACGCGAGGGATGACCAGCACCGCGCGGGCGAGCGCGCGCCACGCCGCCTCCTCGTCCGCCGTCAGCGGTTCCACGGTGCGGGGATCGGGCATGACTCCAGTCTACCTGTTTGACAGCGCAACTACCTCGGCCTAGATTTATTTGCACGAGCAACTACTTCGGAGGTGTGGCGCGATGCCGAGAGCGGTGCGGTTCCGGCGGTACGGCGGACCGGAGGTCCTCGAGGTCGTGGACG
The window above is part of the Streptosporangiales bacterium genome. Proteins encoded here:
- a CDS encoding MarR family transcriptional regulator, whose protein sequence is MPDPRTVEPLTADEEAAWRALARAVLVIPRVLDAELLEAEGLSLAEYTVLMNLSEQPDRSLRMSDLANVASLSVSGLTRLVDRLDRQELVRRTRCETDGRGQFAVLTPRGLARLRKAYRTHLAGVREHIMSHLGNLDLAAFASAVADIADERIGPPVRRAGAR
- a CDS encoding O-acetyl-ADP-ribose deacetylase, translated to MKGASMDLTLVRGDITQERVDAIVNAANSSLLGGGGVDGAIHSKGGSLILRECQDLRRSTYPDGLPVGEAVATSAGDLPAQWVIHTVGPVYAEGEDRSELLASCYRESLRLADEIAVRSIAFPAISCGLYRYPLDEAARIAVDTVRATGSKVDEVRFVLFDQPAYDAFAAAAA
- a CDS encoding sugar diacid utilization regulator; its protein translation is MLSSALAQEIASDTTAVIGFNVLITDDEGLVIGSGDQRRVGTFHEASVDVMRTHEPVWHTSAQAHELRGVRQGVTLPLVIDGVAVGTVGITGAPQRVRRFGLVVRRQTEILLQESATLRSRLLREHAVEQLVRDIAAFDAELVEPELLVFRAGELGYDLRLSRSCVVVEVTAGTRHGSTDVEALRSELLRTVRETFGDPQDVTATLAPGRFAVLHRAAADEGALSGSCERLADVVGRRHRLRLRIGVGAPAETVQELHDSYQDASDALRLGRRVEPDGRVHAIADLRLHQVLGAVGHRTRTRFAGLVAGSLTSQPDWPVLRETVVAWCESGLNLVRAAADLHVHRNTLVYRLDKIERLTGTALRGRRASLTLYLACLAADLGGPGDSRR